One part of the Vicia villosa cultivar HV-30 ecotype Madison, WI linkage group LG6, Vvil1.0, whole genome shotgun sequence genome encodes these proteins:
- the LOC131610445 gene encoding stachyose synthase, whose translation MAPPLNSPTLDHFKNVSIFDLSETKFNVKGVPLFHDVPENVSFSSFSSICKPSESNAPPSLIQKVLSFSHKGGFFGFSHKTPSDRLMNSLGSFNGKDFLSIFRFKTWWSTQWIGKSGSDLQMETQWILIEVPETKSYVVIIPIIEKSFRSALFPGFHDHVMIGAESGSTKVKESTFNSIAYVHFSENPYDLMKEAYSVIRVHLNSFRLLEEKNVPNLVDKFGWCTWDAFYLTVNPIGVFHGLDDFSKGGVEPRFVIIDDGWQSISFDGSDPNEDAKNLVLGGEQMTGRLHRFDECYKFRKYESGLLLGPNSPPYDPKNFRDLILKGIEHEKLEQEAILSKSSDLAEIESKIKEVVKEIDDLFGRDQYSSIEKSEVESECGLKAFTKDLRTKFKGLDDVYVWHALCGAWGGVRPETTHLNSKIVPCKTSPGLDGTMEDLAVVRIVKASIGLVHPSQAYELYDSMHSYLAESGITGVKVDVIHSLEYVCEEYGGRVDLAKTYYEGLTKSIVKNFNGNGMIASMQHCNDFFFLGTKQVSMGRVGDDFWFQDPNGDPMGSFWLQGVHMIHCSYNSLWMGQMIQPDWDMFQSDHVCAKFHAGSRAICGGPVYVSDNVGSHDFDLIKKLVFPDGTIPKCIYFPLPTRDCLFKNPLFDSKTVLKIWNFNKYGGVIGAFNCQGAGWDPIIQKFRGFPECYKPITGTVHVTEVEWDQKEETSHLGKAEEYVVYLNQADELCLMTPKSEPIQFTIQPSTFELYSFVPVTKLSGSIKFAPIGLTNMFNSGGTILDLEYVENGAKIKVKGGGSFLAYSSESPKKFVVNGCDVDFEWLGDGKLCVNVSWVEEACGVSDLEIFF comes from the exons ATGGCTCCACCCTTGAACTCCCCCACCCTTGATCACTTCAAAAATGTGTCCATATTTGATTTATCTGAAACAAAGTTTAACGTGAAAGGTGTTCCTTTGTTCCATGATGTTCCTGAAAATGTTTCTTTCAGCTCATTTTCTTCTATATGCAAACCTTCTGAATCAAATGCACCACCTTCACTTATTCAAAaagttctttccttttcacaCAAAGGTGGTTTCTTTGGATTCTCTCATAAAACACCATCAGATAGATTGATGAATTCCTTAGGCAGTTTCAATGGAAAAGACTTTTTGAGTATTTTCAGGTTCAAAACATGGTGGTCTACTCAATGGATAGGGAAATCTGGTTCTGATTTACAAATGGAAACTCAATGGATTCTCATTGAAGTTCCTGAAACCAAGTCCTATGTTGTAATCATTCCTATAATAGAAAAAAGTTTCAGGTCTGCACTTTTTCCTGGTTTTCATGATCATGTCATGATTGGTGCTGAAAGTGGTTCAACAAAGGTGAAAGAATCAACTTTCAACTCAATTGCTTATGTTCATTTTTCTGAAAATCCTTATGATTTGATGAAAGAAGCTTATAGTGTTATAAGGGTTCATCTCAATAGTTTTAGACTATTGGAAGAGAAAAATGTCCCAAATTTAGTTGATAAATTTGGTTGGTGCACATGGGATGCTTTCTATTTGACTGTTAATCCTATTGGTGTTTTCCATGGTCTTGATGATTTCTCGAAAGGCGGTGTCGAGCCGAGGTTTGTTATCATTGATGATGGATGGCAAAGCATTAGTTTTGATGGTAGTGATCCTAATGAAGATGCAAAGAATCTTGTTCTTGGTGGTGAACAAATGACTGGTAGACTTCATAGGTTTGATGAATGTTACAAGTTTAGAAAATATGAAAGTGGGTTGTTATTAGGCCCTAATTCACCTCCTTATGATCCAAAGAATTTTAGGGATTTGATTCTAAAGGGTATTGAACATGAGAAATTGGAGCAGGAGGCTATTTTATCTAAGAGTTCTGATTTGGCTGAAATAGAGTCAAAGATCAAGGAAGTAGTAAAGGAAATTGATGATCTCTTTGGTAGAGACCAATATAGCAGTATTGAAAAAAGTGAGGTGGAGAGTGAGTGTGGTTTGAAGGCTTTCACAAAGGATTTGAGGACTAAGTTCAAAGGTTTGGATGATGTTTATGTTTGGCATGCATTATGTGGTGCTTGGGGTGGTGTGAGGCCAGAAACCACACACCTTAATAGCAAAATTGTCCCTTGCAAAACCTCACCTGGTCTTGATGGAACAATGGAGGATCTTGCAGTGGTTAGGATTGTCAAAGCTTCAATTGGGCTAGTTCATCCTAGTCAAGCTTATGAACTTTATGACTCCATGCATTCTTATCTTGCTGAATCCGGTATCACAGGAGTCAAAGTTGATGTCATTCAT TCTCTTGAATATGTTTGTGAGGAATATGGAGGTAGAGTTGATCTTGCAAAAACTTACTATGAAGGATTGACAAAATCCATTGTCAAGAACTTTAATGGAAATGGAATGATTGCTAGTATGCAGCATTGCAATGACTTTTTCTTTCTTGGAACAAAGCAAGTTTCTATGGGAAGAGTTG GGGATGATTTTTGGTTCCAAGATCCAAATGGTGATCCAATGGGAAGTTTTTGGCTACAAGGTGTACACATGATTCATTGTTCCTACAATAGTTTATGGATGGGACAAATGATTCAGCCTGATTGGGATATGTTTCAATCAGATCATGTTTGTGCTAAATTTCATGCTGGCTCAAGAGCTATATGTGGTGGGCCAGTTTATGTTAGTGATAATGTTGGCTCTCatgattttgatttgattaagaagcTTGTGTTCCCTGATGGTACAATCCCAAAATGCATATATTTTCCACTTCCAACTAGAGACTGTCTTTTCAAAAACCCTCTATTTGACAGTAAAACTGTACTCAAAATTTGGAACTTCAACAAG TATGGAGGGGTGATTGGAGCTTTCAACTGTCAAGGGGCAGGATGGGATCCAATAATTCAGAAATTTAGGGGCTTCCCTGAATGCTACAAGCCAATAACCGGTACTGTTCATGTAACTGAAGTTGAATGGGATCAAAAGGAAGAAACATCTCATTTGGGTAAAGCAGAAGAATATGTAGTCTACTTGAATCAAGCTGATGAACTTTGTTTGATGACTCCAAAATCTGAACCAATTCAGTTTACTATCCAACCTTCCACATTTGAGCTATACAGTTTTGTTCCAGTTACAAAGTTATCTGGCAGCATTAAATTTGCACCAATTGGGTTGACAAACATGTTCAATAGTGGTGGAACAATTCTTGATTTGGAATATGTTGAAAATGGTGCTAAGATTAAAGTTAAAGGTGGTGGGAGTTTTCTTGCTTATTCTAGTGAATCACCAAAGAAGTTTGTAGTGAATGGTTGTGATGTGGATTTTGAGTGGCTAGGTGATGGAAAATTGTGTGTCAATGTTTCTTGGGTTGAAGAGGCTTGTGGTGTTTCTGATTTGGAAATTTTCTTTTGA